One window from the genome of bacterium encodes:
- the atpF gene encoding F0F1 ATP synthase subunit B produces the protein MEELIHKLGIDWKLLLAQAVNFLILLFLLKKFLYKPVIELLAKRKKDIEESVLSGERIARELADIEARKIAEIDGAKSQADMILRETRLLAKEKEQEFLRAAEQKVEKLVKEARQRIREEQARAMDEVAGEVKELVFMVTEKVLRERLPEKVYDEFVEEAIVAAQKK, from the coding sequence ATGGAAGAACTTATCCACAAACTTGGCATCGATTGGAAACTGCTTTTGGCCCAGGCAGTGAATTTTTTGATTTTACTCTTCTTGCTTAAGAAGTTTCTCTATAAACCCGTCATAGAACTGCTTGCAAAACGCAAAAAAGATATAGAAGAGAGTGTCTTGTCGGGCGAGCGCATTGCCAGAGAGTTGGCGGACATTGAGGCGCGAAAAATCGCAGAGATCGATGGGGCAAAAAGCCAGGCCGATATGATACTGCGGGAAACGCGCCTCCTCGCGAAAGAAAAAGAGCAGGAATTTTTGCGTGCTGCGGAGCAAAAAGTCGAGAAACTCGTGAAAGAAGCCCGTCAACGGATCCGCGAGGAGCAGGCCCGTGCAATGGATGAGGTTGCCGGAGAGGTCAAAGAACTTGTTTTTATGGTTACCGAGAAAGTGCTTCGTGAGCGCCTGCCCGAAAAAGTCTACGATGAATTTGTGGAAGAGGCGATTGTAGCTGCACAAAAAAAGTAA
- a CDS encoding F0F1 ATP synthase subunit gamma, which yields MPSIRDLKRRMKSVANTGKITRAMEAVAATKMRKAQ from the coding sequence ATGCCATCCATTCGCGATCTTAAAAGAAGAATGAAGTCAGTGGCAAACACGGGGAAAATCACCCGTGCTATGGAGGCGGTTGCGGCAACGAAAATGCGAAAAGCCCAGCA
- a CDS encoding trypsin-like peptidase domain-containing protein: protein MKYPMRGIVKIIGTAMPLYVLFALPLLAQNQPLTRDSYKNAANVALPSVVNISVRFSTPFSPTDQGAGPSESTGSGIVMDTDGYIVTNKHVINGPIRDIQISLWNGEKFSATLQGVASDTDIAIIKTTAPAEKLKPASFRDLATVNVGEIVVAIGSPLGLQNSVTHGIISAIRVMTQAGQREVPSHPVIQTDAAINPGNSGGPLLDLDGQVIGINTFILSNTQTSIGLGFSIPGNVAKTIYEQIKSGSVALGWIGITTQNLSSDVARAFDLPPDTRGVVITSIVPASPAVQGGLKQGDCVESVDGKPQTESLAFEWLVRNSVPGTRLSLAVRRGKAPPKLFSITVAKRPSP from the coding sequence ATGAAATATCCAATGAGAGGCATCGTCAAGATCATCGGTACCGCAATGCCCCTGTATGTGCTCTTCGCTCTGCCGCTTTTGGCGCAGAACCAGCCGCTTACACGTGATTCCTATAAAAACGCTGCAAACGTCGCTCTCCCCTCCGTAGTGAACATCAGCGTCAGATTTTCAACACCATTTTCCCCTACGGACCAGGGCGCAGGACCGAGCGAGAGTACTGGGAGCGGAATTGTTATGGATACGGATGGGTATATTGTCACTAATAAACACGTGATAAACGGCCCCATTCGGGACATTCAGATCAGTCTTTGGAACGGCGAGAAATTTTCGGCAACGCTCCAAGGTGTGGCATCCGATACCGATATTGCGATCATTAAAACAACGGCCCCTGCAGAAAAATTAAAACCCGCATCATTCCGAGATCTGGCAACGGTAAACGTCGGAGAAATCGTCGTTGCCATTGGCTCACCTCTTGGTCTGCAAAACTCGGTGACACACGGCATTATAAGCGCGATCCGCGTCATGACCCAGGCCGGACAGCGGGAGGTGCCCTCGCATCCCGTCATCCAAACGGATGCGGCCATTAACCCCGGAAATTCCGGAGGACCTCTCTTGGACCTTGATGGTCAGGTGATCGGTATAAATACCTTCATTCTTTCGAATACCCAAACGTCGATCGGCCTTGGTTTCTCAATTCCCGGCAACGTCGCCAAGACCATATACGAACAAATAAAAAGCGGCTCAGTAGCTCTGGGATGGATCGGCATTACTACCCAGAATCTCTCCAGCGACGTCGCGCGCGCATTCGACCTGCCGCCCGATACTCGCGGCGTTGTCATAACAAGCATCGTTCCCGCAAGCCCCGCAGTACAAGGCGGGCTGAAGCAGGGAGACTGCGTTGAATCAGTCGACGGAAAACCGCAAACAGAGTCATTAGCTTTTGAGTGGCTGGTACGAAACAGTGTTCCCGGTACACGACTTTCGCTCGCCGTGCGCCGCGGCAAGGCGCCTCCGAAATTATTCTCCATTACGGTCGCCAAACGGCCATCCCCATAA
- a CDS encoding F0F1 ATP synthase subunit delta, which translates to MKYSAKHYARALSESLRDAQKEEFSIRIKTFFGILRKHRALKLLPSILKIVEELMQGKGAEALVAKKLPQKTLIQIQKLFGTEYIVKEKTVPEVLGGMVLMWDDWRVDGSVRGKLQKLKSHVGK; encoded by the coding sequence ATGAAATACTCGGCAAAACATTATGCCAGGGCGCTCTCCGAAAGCCTCCGTGACGCCCAAAAGGAAGAATTTTCAATACGCATCAAGACGTTTTTTGGCATATTAAGAAAGCATAGGGCGTTGAAACTTTTACCGTCCATCCTGAAAATAGTTGAGGAGCTTATGCAGGGAAAGGGCGCAGAAGCACTTGTTGCCAAGAAGCTTCCTCAAAAAACTCTGATACAGATACAAAAATTATTTGGTACTGAATATATAGTGAAAGAAAAAACCGTGCCGGAGGTTCTTGGAGGCATGGTGCTTATGTGGGATGATTGGCGGGTGGACGGAAGCGTGCGCGGAAAGTTACAAAAGCTAAAATCGCATGTAGGTAAATAA
- the atpB gene encoding F0F1 ATP synthase subunit A, which produces MHISLSAEKIFTLFGVLPVTNTLLMSWLAITVLIVFAFVVRQGLKPVPQGVMQNAAEAVIDGAVSFIEEAVGSRRDAERFFPIVGTIFFFVLLSNWMGILPGVGSLGFHEAGEHGDVFVPLFRSVNSDINMTLALAASSVIIVHVVGVATIGFFKHAGKYLNFKNPILLFVGILELVGEVAKMVSFSFRLFGNIFAGEVLLTVIAFLVPYIAPLPFLGLEIFVGFMQALVFSMLTLVFLKIATEEHH; this is translated from the coding sequence ATGCACATTTCCCTCTCCGCAGAAAAAATTTTTACCCTGTTCGGCGTCTTGCCCGTCACCAATACGCTTTTAATGTCGTGGCTCGCGATTACTGTATTGATTGTATTTGCATTTGTGGTAAGGCAAGGCCTTAAGCCGGTACCCCAAGGGGTTATGCAGAATGCCGCAGAAGCGGTCATTGACGGGGCGGTGTCATTCATCGAGGAGGCCGTGGGATCGCGAAGAGATGCCGAGCGCTTTTTTCCCATTGTCGGAACCATTTTTTTCTTTGTATTGCTCTCGAATTGGATGGGAATTCTGCCGGGCGTCGGTTCTCTGGGTTTTCATGAAGCAGGGGAACACGGCGATGTCTTCGTGCCGCTTTTCCGTTCAGTAAATTCCGATATCAATATGACCTTGGCGCTTGCGGCATCTTCTGTTATCATAGTGCACGTTGTGGGCGTCGCCACAATCGGTTTTTTTAAGCATGCCGGAAAGTACCTAAACTTTAAAAATCCCATCTTGCTTTTTGTGGGGATTCTTGAATTGGTCGGGGAGGTCGCCAAAATGGTCTCGTTCTCATTCCGATTGTTCGGCAATATCTTCGCGGGAGAGGTACTGCTCACTGTAATTGCGTTCCTTGTTCCGTATATCGCCCCATTGCCATTTTTGGGACTAGAAATCTTTGTTGGATTTATGCAGGCGCTGGTTTTTTCCATGCTCACGCTCGTATTCTTAAAAATAGCAACAGAAGAACACCATTAG
- the atpA gene encoding F0F1 ATP synthase subunit alpha: MSILIEKLKKEIEGFRAEMKAENIGHVISIGDGVARIDGLSEAMAGEMLEFETAQNTNVHKTQTVFGLVLNLEEDAVGAVVLGDYAQIKDGDVVKSTGKILQVPVGEAMLGRVVNALGEPIDDRGPIQTSDYYPVEKIAPSVIRRESVKTPLHTGIKAIDGMIPIGRGQRELILGDRQTGKTAIVIDAILNQLNEPPETRPICIYVAIGQKESKVARMVAELSRRGAMEYTIVVSASASDSAPLWYIAPYAGCAMGEYFMDKGRDALIIYDDLTKHAWAYRQISLLLRRPPGREAYPGDVFYLHSRLLERAAKMAKKYGGGSLTALPIIETQAGDISSYIPTNVISITDGQIYLESDLFYQGIRPAINVGLSVSRVGSAAQTKAMKKVAGQLRLELAQFRELAAFAQFGAELEEATQKQIERGKRLTEILKQVDLAPMPLEEEVSMLYVAVSGLLDDIPVEKIGRVSEKFIEFLHNHKQKTLDAIRTTKELSEENEKELLAAIEEVKKLA, encoded by the coding sequence ATGTCGATACTTATAGAAAAACTGAAAAAAGAAATTGAAGGATTCCGCGCCGAGATGAAAGCAGAGAACATTGGGCATGTCATCTCGATCGGAGACGGCGTAGCCCGCATTGACGGGCTATCAGAAGCGATGGCGGGTGAGATGCTTGAGTTTGAAACCGCACAAAACACAAACGTGCACAAAACACAGACAGTTTTTGGATTGGTGTTAAATTTGGAGGAAGATGCAGTTGGCGCTGTTGTGTTGGGCGATTATGCGCAGATAAAAGATGGCGATGTGGTAAAAAGTACGGGTAAGATCCTCCAGGTTCCCGTGGGGGAGGCAATGCTGGGTCGGGTGGTGAATGCTTTGGGCGAGCCGATCGACGATAGGGGGCCTATACAAACAAGCGACTACTATCCGGTCGAAAAAATAGCTCCGTCGGTCATCAGGCGCGAATCGGTAAAAACCCCCCTTCATACGGGTATTAAAGCCATCGATGGCATGATTCCCATCGGGAGAGGACAGCGCGAGCTTATTTTAGGAGACCGGCAGACGGGGAAAACCGCAATTGTGATCGATGCAATACTGAATCAGCTTAATGAACCTCCGGAAACCCGCCCAATTTGTATTTACGTGGCCATTGGCCAGAAGGAATCTAAAGTTGCGCGCATGGTCGCGGAGCTTTCACGTCGCGGCGCTATGGAATACACCATCGTAGTTTCCGCTTCGGCGTCAGATTCTGCACCGCTTTGGTACATAGCGCCGTATGCCGGATGCGCGATGGGGGAGTACTTCATGGACAAGGGACGCGATGCGCTGATCATTTACGACGATCTGACAAAGCATGCCTGGGCGTATCGACAAATTTCGCTTCTTCTGCGCCGTCCGCCGGGCCGTGAAGCGTACCCAGGGGATGTTTTTTATCTGCACTCACGGCTTTTGGAACGCGCAGCAAAGATGGCAAAAAAATATGGGGGAGGATCGCTTACGGCACTGCCCATCATCGAAACCCAGGCGGGGGACATATCAAGTTACATTCCTACCAACGTCATTTCCATCACAGATGGGCAAATATATCTTGAAAGCGATCTTTTTTATCAAGGCATACGGCCTGCGATAAATGTGGGGCTTTCCGTATCGCGCGTGGGATCGGCTGCACAAACCAAAGCCATGAAAAAGGTTGCCGGCCAATTACGTCTTGAACTTGCGCAATTCAGGGAGCTTGCGGCTTTTGCGCAATTCGGCGCGGAACTGGAAGAGGCGACGCAAAAACAAATTGAGCGCGGAAAACGCCTGACAGAAATTCTAAAACAGGTTGATCTGGCGCCCATGCCTCTTGAAGAAGAGGTCTCGATGCTCTATGTGGCCGTGTCGGGTCTGCTTGACGATATTCCGGTTGAGAAAATCGGAAGGGTTTCTGAAAAATTTATTGAGTTTCTGCATAATCACAAGCAAAAGACTTTGGATGCGATCCGGACGACAAAAGAACTCTCCGAAGAGAATGAGAAAGAGCTCCTGGCCGCAATAGAGGAAGTGAAGAAGTTGGCATAG
- the atpE gene encoding ATP synthase F0 subunit C has protein sequence MPELSPDVLKSFAAAASIAAGAFMPALAIGWLAGKAMEAIGRNPEAAPKIQTAMILAIAFAEAIAIYALVVALIIKFV, from the coding sequence ATGCCAGAATTATCTCCTGATGTCCTGAAGTCTTTTGCAGCCGCGGCTTCTATCGCTGCAGGAGCTTTTATGCCGGCGCTTGCCATTGGCTGGCTTGCCGGAAAAGCTATGGAAGCGATAGGCCGCAATCCCGAAGCGGCGCCGAAGATCCAGACGGCAATGATCTTGGCGATCGCGTTTGCGGAAGCCATTGCGATCTACGCCCTGGTTGTGGCGCTTATTATCAAGTTCGTATAA